The Parambassis ranga chromosome 19, fParRan2.1, whole genome shotgun sequence genome contains a region encoding:
- the LOC114452241 gene encoding alpha-1,3-mannosyl-glycoprotein 4-beta-N-acetylglucosaminyltransferase C-like, with protein MRLVWKSLDKMRCLRKRSTIPFLGFLITFLLFLNLYIEDGYVLEGDKRQLRETSVHPPSSERYVHTFRDLSNFSGAINVTYRYLAGTPLNRKKFLTIGLSSVKRKRGNYLLETIKSIFDQSSYEELKEIVVVVHLADFDLVWCENLVQEISRKFAHHIIAGRLLVIQAPEEYYPSLDGLKRNYNDPEDRVRFRSKQNVDYAFLLNFCTNLSHFYMMLEDDVRCSRNFLTALKKVITSREGSYWVMLEFSKLGYIGKLYHSRDLPRLAHFLLMFYQEMPCDWLLIHFRGLLAQKDVIRFKPSLFQHMGYYSSYKGAENKLKDDDFEEDSIDIPDNPPASLYTNINVFENYDATKAYSTVDEYFWGKPPSTGDFFVIVFNKSTKISKIKISTGSDDRQNDILHHGALEVGEKLVGTKKGKQCSSYITLGEFKNGNIEVQDVDHKIAFDIECVRIVVTASQKEWLIIRSISLWTTQPPSQ; from the exons ATGAGGCTGGTGTGGAAATCCCTGGACAAGATGAGGTGTCTGAGGAAGCGCTCCACTATCCCCTTCCTCGGCTTCCTCatcaccttcctcctcttcctcaaccTCTACATTGAAGATGGCTATGTGCTG GAAGGGGATAAAAGACAGCTGAGGGAAACCTCAGTCCACCCTCCCAGCTCAGAGCGATACGTTCACACCTTCAGAGACCTGAGCAATTTCTCCGGAGCCATTAATGTCACATATCGCTATCTGGCTGGAACTCCGCTGAACCGCAAGA AGTTTCTCACCATCGGACTGTCATCGGTcaaaaggaaaagaggaaacTACCTCCTGGAGACGATCAAATCCATCTTTGATCAGTCCAGCTATGAGGAACTGAAAGAGATTGTGGTAGTCGTCCACCTGGCAGACTTTGACCTGGTCTGGTGCGAGAACCTGGTACAGGAAATCAGCAGGAAGTTTGCTCATCACATCATAGCCGGACGCCTCCTGGTCATCCAGGCCCCAGAGGAGTACTACCCGTCTCTAGACGGGTTAAAGAGGAACTACAACGACCCGGAGGACCGGGTCCGTTTCCGCTCCAAGCAGAACGTGGACTACGCTTTCCTCCTCAACTTCTGCACCAACCTGTCTCATTTCTACATGATGTTAGAAGACGACGTGCGCTGTTCCAGGAACTTCCTGACAGCCTTAAAGAAGGTGATCACCTCCAGGGAAGGCTCCTACTGGGTGATGCTGGAGTTCTCCAAGCTGGGCTACATCGGGAAGCTGTACCACTCCAGAGACCTGCCCCGCCTGGCTCACTTCCTGCTCATGTTCTACCAGGAAATGCCCTGCGACTGGCTCCTCATACACTTCAGGGGTCTGCTGGCTCAGAAGGATGTGATCCGCTTCAAGCCCTCGCTGTTCCAGCACATGGGCTACTACTCCTCTTACAAAGGGGCAGAGAACAAGCTGAAGGACGACGACTTTGAGGAGGACTCCATAGACATTCCTGACAACCCTCCTGCCAGCCTTTACACAAACATCAATGTCTTTGAAAACTATGACGCCACTAAAGCTTACAGCACAGTGGACGAATACTTTTGGGGGAAGCCTCCTTCCACCGGAGACTTCTTCGTCATAGTCTTCAACAAATCTACCAAAATTAGTAAAATTAAGATTTCTACCGGGTCTGATGACCGGCAGAATGACATCCTTCACCACGGAGCTCTGGAAGTGGGAGAGAAATTAGTCGGAactaaaaaaggaaaacagtgtTCCTCTTATATCACATTAGGGGAGTTTAAAAACGGCAACATAGAGGTTCAAGACGTAGACCACAAGATTGCCTTTGACATTGAGTGTGTACGTATCGTGGTGACGGCCAGTCAGAAAGAGTGGCTCATTATTAGAAGTATAAGTTTATGGACTACACAGCCCCCCAGCCAATGA